The Geomonas ferrireducens genome includes a window with the following:
- a CDS encoding pirin family protein — protein MITIRRSEDRGHADHGWLDTHHTFSFANYYDPRHMGFRTLRVINEDRVKPDIGFPTHPHRDMEIISYVLEGELAHRDSMGNGSVIRPGEVQRMSAGTGITHSEFNNSKTDPLHFFQIWILPEREGVTPSYEQKFFPDEEKRGTLRLVASPDGENGSVVINQDAKLYATLLKAGEEIIHHLPAEHHAWVQVARGKVLVNGHVLEAGDGAAVSSEDVLRLTGKEASELLLFELP, from the coding sequence ATGATCACCATAAGAAGATCGGAAGACAGGGGTCACGCAGACCACGGCTGGCTCGACACCCATCACACCTTTTCCTTCGCCAACTACTACGACCCGCGCCACATGGGTTTCAGAACTCTGCGGGTCATTAACGAGGACCGGGTCAAGCCGGACATAGGGTTCCCTACGCACCCGCACCGGGACATGGAGATCATCTCGTATGTGCTGGAAGGGGAACTGGCCCATCGCGACAGCATGGGGAACGGGTCGGTGATCCGTCCCGGCGAGGTGCAGCGCATGAGCGCAGGTACCGGCATCACCCACAGCGAGTTCAACAACAGCAAGACCGACCCGCTGCATTTCTTCCAGATATGGATCCTGCCGGAGCGGGAAGGAGTCACGCCGAGTTACGAGCAGAAGTTCTTTCCGGATGAGGAGAAACGGGGCACCCTGCGCCTGGTCGCCTCGCCGGACGGGGAGAACGGCTCGGTTGTCATCAACCAGGATGCGAAGCTGTACGCGACGCTGCTGAAAGCCGGCGAAGAAATCATCCACCATCTTCCGGCGGAGCATCATGCGTGGGTACAGGTGGCGCGCGGCAAGGTGCTCGTGAACGGTCATGTCCTGGAAGCAGGCGACGGGGCGGCGGTCAGCAGCGAGGATGTGCTGCGTCTGACCGGGAAGGAAGCAAGCGAGCTGCTACTTTTCGAACTGCCGTAA